GTAGTGCGATAGCAAATGCATTGCTCCAGTTGTCTTGGCGCGTGTAGTGAACCCATTCATGTTGATAAATAAGTTTTGCTTGCTCGGTATCGTAACTTGCATGAAAGTCACGGGGGATAAAAAGGCGCTGTTTGAGTAAGCCAAAAAGCACAGGACTATTCACTGAGTCGCTATAGTAAACTGGTAAGTGGCTGTTTATTTTATGGCTAAACTGTTTGTTTTTATTAAACTTTTTACCAATTGAAACGTGTTCGTAGATAACAAGGAAAGCCATTAAGCTAAACCCAAGTAGCCAAATCATGCTAACAAAACCATAAATATCCAATGACTTAGATTGCGTTTTTACTGACACCACATAGCGATGCAACTCAGTTTCTAACGATAAACTATTAGAAATGGGTAAGTTATTTAAGATGAGCACAAGTGGAACTAACAGCCACAAGGTATACTGAAACTTAGCGCTTAAAAAACTGTGGAGTAACTTACTACACAGCAATACGCAGACAATGGCTAAGCTTAACGGCCAAAGCTGCTCTATTAGCCAATCAATCATTATTTTTTTCCCATTTATCGATCAAATGCTTTAGCTCATCGATATCTTGCTTACTTAAGTTTTTATTTTTGGCAAAGCCTGTAACCAATGGCGCAATGCGGCCATTGAATAAACGCTCAATCAGGCTTTCACTTTCTTGTACTTGATATGCTTCAATTTCCAACACCGGAGAGTAAATATAACTGCGGCCATTTTTTTCAAAACTAATTGCGCCTTTTTTTACCATTCTACCAAGTAGGGTTTTGACCGTTTTTTCGTGCCAGTCTTTTTCTTTATTAAGTTCATCGACAACCGTTTGCGCGTCGGCTGGGTGAACTCGCCATAGTGCTTGCAGCACTTCAAATTCAGAATTACTAATATCCATAAAGATTACACGTGTAATTAAAACTAACATAAGAATTACAGTTGTAATCAATTTCGTCAAGAATTATTTTTGCTGTTTTTTTAAACCATAAGTTGCTAAAACTCGTAGAAGCATAAAAACCAAAAGGCCTTGTTATGAATAAATTAACGTTACTACTGTTGTTTTTAATGGGTTGTCTAAGCTTGCCAGTTGTTGCTTCAAACGTAGAGTTTAAACTTGAAAAGCTGTCAGATAATTTACACGTGCTATATGGGCAAGGTGGCAATATAGCCATTAGCAGCGGGGAAGATGGTATTTATATTGTAGACGACCAGTTTGCTAAATTAAGTGATGGTATTAAGGCGCAAATTAGCAAGTTACAAGATGGAGCGCCAGAGTTCGTTATTAATACTCACCATCACGGCGATCATACTGGCGGTAATGAGAACTTTGCTAATGCGGGAAGCCATGTAATTGCGCATCACAATGTATACAAGCGCTTAAAAGACAAGTATGGCGAAGGTTCAAAGTACCTACCCGTAATTAGCTTTGGTAAAGATATGACACTGCACTTTAACAACGAGCATGCGCAGCTATGGCATTATCACAATGCACATACCGATGGCGATGCGGTTATTTTCTATGACAAAGCCAACGCAGTACACATGGGGGATATCTTCTTTAATTTAAAAAGTCTACCGTTTGTTGATGTAGATAGTGGGGGCTCGTTAGACGGTGTTATCAATGCGGTAACTGATGTGCTTTCAAAAGTGAATGATAATACTAAAATTATTCCTGGGCATGGTCCGGTAACCTCTAAGCAAGGTTTGCAGTCGTACCTAGCGCTGTTAAAAAATGCTAAACAGCTAATGCTAAATGCTATGGCGGATAGCAAAAGTCTAGAGCAAGTTTTGGCACTCAAACCACTTGCTAGTTTAAATCTCACTTATTCCAATTGGTTGCCCGAAGAACGCGTTACTAAGCTATTTTATTCGAGCCTGAAAAATGAAGCTAAAAGCGATTAAATTTAGTTAAATTGGTTTATTTACCTTTTAAAAGTGTCTAACTCCGTTTGGCATGGCGTTAGACCTAAAATCATTTATTTGCCCAATTAAGGTAATTATTTGTTACTGTTTGTGTCACTTAATACATTGGAGTAACAAGTATGTTGAATGATAAAAATGATTTACCAGATTTAACAATGGCAGTACCAAAGAAGAAAGGGCCAATCGTAGGTGCGATTGTTGGTGTTGTCGGTTTATCACTGATTTATTCAGCGATGTACACAGTTGATGAAGGTCACGTTGGTATTATCAAACGTTTTGGTGAAGCAAAAGAACAAGTAAACCCAGGTCTACATACTAAAATACCGTTTGTTGATGATGTTGAGGTGCTGGAGATCCGTACCCGCAAAAATGTTGAAAAATTAAATGCATCAACACACGAGCAAATGCCGGTGACAGCTGAAGTATCGATCAACTGGACGGTAATGCGCGAACAAGCATTTGAGCTATTCAAAAGTTACGGTGGTTTAAGTCAATTTGAAAACCGAATTCTCGATCCAAAACTGCGCTCTGCGACAAAAGATGCACTGGCGCGATATAAAGCAGAAGAGCTAATTCAGAATCGCTCGCAGGTAATTGCACAGATTGAAGAGCTTTTAGTTGAAGAAATGAAAGAGTACCCAGTAAAACTAGACTCGGCTCAGTTAGAGAATTTAGTGTTACCGCAAAAGTACATTCAATCAATTGAAACCAAACAAACTGAGAAAAACCTAGCGGCGGCAGAAATGCACCGTTTAGAGCGCCAAAAACTTGAAGCTCAGCGTGAAGTAAACACGGCAATGGCGCAACGTGATGCGGCTAAAGCAAAAGCCGATGGTCAAGCATATTCGATTCGCGTAGAAGCAGAAGCACAAGCTGAGGCAATAAAGCTTAAAGGTCTTGCAGAAGCGCAAGCGATTCAAAAGAAAGCTGAAGCAATTAAAGCAAATGCGACACTTGTTGATTATATGCGTGCACAGCAGTGGAACGGTCAAATGCCAACAACCGTAATGGGTGCAGACCAAAGCATTTTATGGTCAATGGATGGTAAAAAGAAATAATAAATAGGAGGGTGTATGGCGAATTGGTCTTGCCCTAAGTGTCAGTGCGAAAGCTATGACACAGATGAAATAGCCACAACGGGTAGTGGCTGGTCAAAAATCTTTGATATGCAAAATAGGAAGTTTACCGCGGTAGTATGTAAAAACTGTACTTACACTGAGTTTTACCGAGGAAAGACAAGCACCTTAGGCAATATTTTTGATTTATTCACTAACTAGCTTTAAATAAAAAAACGCTGCAATTGCAGCGTTTTTTTATTTTGTCTATATGCCACTACGGCTCTTATTCTACCAAGGTAAAACGTTTAAACACTTTTCCGTCGCGCTCTATTTCTTCTACAAACATTTCAATTGGTCTTACCCACAGCGCCTGCTCGCCATAGAGTGGTTTATACAATACAAGCGTTTCTTGTGTTTCGCTATGAGTAACAGTGTCAATGACTTGGTAAAAGTTACCTTTAAAGTGCTGGTATTTTCCTGGTTGTATTTTCATTATAAAAAGCTTGAAACCTCAGTAATGTCTTTTTTAACTAGCGCATGCTCAGGAACCGTTGCGTTTTCGGCTGGGTATCCTGCAATAATTAGCATATAGGGTCGCTCATTATCTTTGTTTCTGCCACAAATATCGGTTAAAAAACTCATGGGTTTTGGGGTATGGGTGAGTGTAACTAAACCGCTATGGTGCAAAGCCTGAATTAGAAACCCAGTGGCAATACCCACACTTTCATGTACATAGTAATTGGTGTTCTTGTCTTCAACATGAATACCGCCTTTCTTCTGGCTAAATATGGCAATTAGCCAAGGGGCATGTTCTAAATAAGGTTTTTGGTCGTCAGTGCCAAGAGGTTTTAGTGCATCGAGCCATTCTTCACCCGCACGCCCTTGATAGAAAGAGCGTTCTAAATCTTCGGCAGCTTCTCTTATTTTCTTTTTAACATCCATGCTGTTGATGGCTACAAAATGCCATGGTTGATGATTTGCACCACTTGGTGCGGTTGCGGCTACTTTTATACAGGTTTCAATTATTTCTTTTGGTACAGGCTTATTTGAAAACGAACGAATAGAATGGCGACGTTTACTGGTATCTAAAAAGGTTTGTGCCCGATTTAACATCTCTTCCTGAGAGTATTCGATAAAGTCTGTGAGTGGTACTGATTGATGATCTTGCATAATTTTTCCTTTTTTATTTTTGTTATATCCTTGGTATCACTTAGGTGCAAATATTTTTAAGTGTTATTGGTGGTCAATGTGAAAAATAGTTAACCATCAATTTGCTTTTACAGATACTTACAGTCACATTAGCTTGCATTCGCTATAGTAAAAAATCTTATAAATCATGGAGTCGACTATGAGAACGATGCTGCTTTTAATATTACTTTCTTTGCTTTCTGCTTGTGTGGTGTTTCCTGTTACAGATAAAGAAGCAACCCGTGTTGCAAAATTGCGCTGTGAGCTTTCTAGTGACAAGAAAACACTAAAAGTGGTTGATGTTGCGAAAGCAACTAATACTTTCTACAGCGTGTCTGGGTTTGTACTGTCTCCCATAATCATTCCGGTATCTGGTCTGTTATCGGGTTCTTATACCTTAGTAAATAATATCTACTTTTATGGCGAGCAAAAAATTAAGTGTGATGATAGTGCTAATGAAAGTCATTAATTAGCAGATTAAAATCGATCACTTTATGATGTTCTTAAAAATCGATTACAGTAATCAAATTAATCTGTTTTATCTTTTTAATTGAATTTCTTAATCTATATATCAAGCCAATCGGAAAGCATTAATTAATTTTTCCGATGACTAATTACATTATAGAGAGAGAAATATTATGAGCACATCGTTAATCAATACAACTATCCAACCGTTCAACGCAATGGCATACCACAATGGTGAGTTTGTTGAAGTTTCTGAAAAAGACGTTTTAGGTAAGTGGGCGGTTGTTTTCTTTTACCCAGCAGACTTTACCTTTGTTTGCCCTACAGAACTTGGCGACTTAGCGGATCACTACAGCAAGTTGCAAGAAATGGGTGTTGAAGTGTACTCAGTATCAACTGATACACACTTTACGCACAAAGCGTGGCACGACACGTCAGACACAATTAAGAAAATCCAGTTCCCAATGATTGGTGACCCAACTGGCCGCATTACTCGCAACTTCGGTGTAATGATTGAAGAAGAAGGCCTAGCACTACGCGGTACATTTGTAATTAACCCAGAAGGTGAGATTAAAGTTATCGAAACTCACGATTTAGGTATTGGCCGTGATGCAGCTGAACTTGTTCGTAAAATTCAAGCTGCGCAATATGTAGCATCACATGATGGTGAAGTGTGTCCTGCAAAATGGCAGCCAGGCGCTGAAACACTTGCTCCTTCATTAGACTTAGTTGGCAAAATCTAACTTGTCTTACTTTTACTGCCTGCTTTAAGCAGGCAGTAACTAAGTTTTACCGATTAATGTCATTTAAGGAATGATCATCATGAACAGTATTTTAGATAACAATATCAAAACACAATTACAGAGCCATTTTAGCAGTATTGTCGACCCTGTAGAGCTGGTTATTGCCTTAGATGACAGTACAAAATCACAGGAAGTTAAAGCATTAGCAAATGATTTGTTAGGCCTAAGTGAGCATTTTTTAATTCGTGAAGACGATACAATTGAGCGCAAACCAATGCTTTCAATTCGTTCACCGAAAAGAGGCACCGAAATTAATTTTGCAGGTGTGCCAATGGGCCACGAATTTACAAGCTTAATTTTGGCACTGTTACATACAGGTGGTGTTGCTACCAAAGCAAGTGAGCTGGAAGTGGAGCAAATTAAGGGGCTGCAAAGTACACTTAATTTCGAAGTGTATATTTCGCTGAGTTGCCAAACATGTCCGGGAGTTGTGCAAGCACTTAATACAATTGCGGCTTTAAATTCGAATGTTACGGTTACTATGATCGATGGCGCACTGTTCCAGAATGAAGTGTCAGAGCGCAACATTTTAGCCGTACCAAGCGTGTATTTAAATGGTGAGCTATTTAGCCAAGGTGCACTTACACTCAGTGACATTATCAATAAGCTGGATGATGGCGCAGCAGAAAAAACAGCCGAGCTACTGTCACAAAAAGATGAATTTGATGTACTTGTAGTTGGTGGTGGGCCTGCAGGTGCTTCCGCAGCAATTTACGCGGCGCGTAAGGGGTTAAAGACAGGCATTGTGGCTGAGCGCTTTGGTGGCCAAGTGGCAGATACTGTTGGCATTGAAAACTTTATTTCGGTGCAAAAAACTGAAGGCCCTAAACTGGTGGCACAGCTTGAAGAGCATGTTAAAGACTATGATGTTGATATTATTACCCAGCAAAAAGCGGTTACCTTAGGTAAGTCTGGCAACGTTGAAGTGGCACTGGAAAGTGGCGCAACACTTTCGAGTAAAAGCGTGATTTTGGCAACGGGTGCACGCTGGCGTGAAATGAATGTACCGGGCGAGCAAGAATATCGTGGTAAAGGTGTTGCTTACTGCCCGCACTGTGACGGCCCGCTATTTAAAGGCAAAAAAGTGGCTGTGATTGGCGGTGGTAACTCAGGCATCGAGGCCGCTATCGATTTAGCTAATATTGTTGAGCATGTTACCGTATTGGAGTTTGCTGATACGTTACGTGCGGATGAAGTGTTGATCAAAAAGGCCAACAGCCTAGATAATATTGAAATTATTAAAAATGCGCAAACTACCGAAGTTATCGGTGATGGCACACGAGTAACTGGCCTAAACTATACGGATCGTGTTTCTGGTGACGCACATAGCCTTTCACTTTCGGGTATTTTTGTACAAATTGGTTTAATTCCAAATACTGAATTCTTAAAAGGTAGTATCGAATTAACCCCATTTGGTGAGATTGTTATTGATGATAAAGGCGCTACATCAATGCCAGGTGTTTACGCTGCGGGTGATGCGACAACTACCCCATTTAAACAAATTATTATTGCCATGGGCAGTGGGGCAACAGCAAGTTTAGGTGCATTTGATTATTTAATTCGCCACGCTGATGGCACGCAGCAAGTAGCATAAGTTTATCCCATATACATAATACGCCCACTATTATGTGCAAAGCCGCTAATCATTTAGATTGGCGGCTTTTTTGTTAAATATGGATAGAGCTGTAACAGTAAGTTGTATCCGATTTTCCCTTTTAAAAAATACTACCACTATTATCAGCAAAGCAGCTGATTAGTTTGCACAGCAGTATTTTTGTTAACAAACCGTTAATCACCGAATTTAACCTTTAATCATTTTTACATGGTTATATTGCATTCACTTTCCTTAGACTGACCGATGAAATATTGGCAATAAACAAAAAAGAGAACGCAAATGTTATCAATAACAGGGTTATCAAAAACGTACGACAACGGTGTAAAAGCACTGAATAATGTAAATCTCGAAGTGCCAAAAGGCATGTTTGGTTTATTAGGACCAAATGGCGCAGGTAAATCATCACTCATGCGCACCATCGCAACACTTCAAACAGCTGATGCTGGTCAAATTACCTTTGATGGTATTGATGTATTCAACGATCCGCAAAGTTTACGTAAACGCCTAGGTTATCTACCACAAGATTTTGGTGTGTATCCACGTATTAGCGCGTATGAATTACTTGACCATATGGCGATTTTAAAAGGCTTAGAAAGTAAAGGTGAACGTAAGGAGGCTGTTGAAGGTTTATTGGCGCACACTAATTTATTTCAGCATCGTAAAAAAGCGGTAAGCGGTTTTTCTGGCGGTATGCGTCAGCGTTTTGGAATTGCCCAGGCACTGCTAGGTGATCCTGATTTAATTATTGTGGATGAGCCAACAGCGGGTCTTGACCCTGAAGAGCGAAACCGTTTCCACAACTTATTAGTAAGCCTAGGTGAAGAAAAAGCTATCATTTTATCAACACACATCGTAGAAGATGTATCTGAGCTTTGCCCGAATATGGCAGTGTTAGCATCGGGTCAAATTTTACTAGAGGGTAACCCAATAGCGCTTACCGATCAGCTTAATGGTCAGATTTGGAAAAAATCGGTATCGCTTGATGAAGCACAGGAAATTGAATCGTCTATGCCACTTATTTCAAAGCGCTTATTTGCTGGTAAAACCATTGTGCATGTAATGGCTGAAAACCCACCTGAAGGTTTTGATGCAGCACCGGCTAACTTAGAAGATGTTTATTTCTCAACGCTACTGCAACACCGAAATGCAGCGTAAGGAGGCGATATGTTTTTAAAAATGCTTGCCTTCGAGTGGCGCTACTTTACTCGACAACCTTCGTTTATTGTTACGAGCAGTATTTTCTTTCTACTGACGTTTTTTGCGACTGTATCTGAAAATGTGCAAATTGGCGGTGGCGGTAATGTGGTTTATAACGGCCCATTCTCTATCGCACAAACACTACTAATATTGGGCTTTTTTGCCATCTTTTTGGTGGTGAACTTTGTTGCAAGCACGGCAACCCGTAATGAAAGCTCTAAAATGGCGGAGATTTTATATTCCAAGCCAATAAACCCTGTTAGCTATCAGCTAGGGCGATTTTTTGGCTCATTTGCTGTAGTATTAACGGTATTTGCGTTTGTGCCGCTGGGTATTTTTTTGGGTACCACACTGGGTGCAGCTGCAGGATGGGTTGATGTTGAGCGACTAGGGCCAACGGTATTTAGTCATTACTTCACTGCTTTCTTCTATTTATCTGTACCTACTTTATTAGTGCTCGCCTGTATCTTTTACGCGATTGCTATTCGCTTCCGCTCAATGATGGGTGTGTATTTAAGTGCTGTGGCACTCTTTATTGGTTATAACGTGGCGGTGCAATTTGCCAGTGAACCTGCATATCGCGAATTAGCAGCATTGATTGACCCGTTTGGCTACAGTGCTTTTGCTGAGGTAACCCGCTACTGGACAATGCATGAGAAGAATAACTCTGCAATTGAGTTAAGTGGTGTACTACTGCAAAACCGCGCAATTTGGCTGGTGGCTGCGATTGCTATTTTGGCATTGTTTGGCGGCTTTAAACGCGGTTTGACATTAACTAAAGTAAAAGCAAAAAAAGCAGAAAAATCAGCGGTAAATGACAGTTATACATCAGCACTTGCAAACCGTATTAACATAAAAAATAGCCCGCGTATTAATACGCTTGCTCACCTCAAAACACGTACGCTTTTTGAAGTGAAACAAGTGATTTTTAGTGCGCCATTTTTGATTTTAGGTCTAATTACCTGCTTTATGTTAATGGCGCCTCTATTTGACCCTCAGGGCATGTTTGGTACGCCTAATTGGCCACTTACTCAAACCATGGTGCAATTAGTGGCTGGCTCTACCGGTTTATTAATGCTGGTGATATTAGCTTACTACAGTGCAGAAGTTGTTTGGCGTGAGCGCAACTCAGGTATGGGCGATATCATTGATAGCATGCCTGTAAATAACATTACCTTTTGGTTATCTAAATTCATTGCAATAGCACTTGTTTTCGTACTGCTATATAGCTTTGGTACGTTTGTTACAGTCGCTAACCAAGCACTTAAAGGCTACACCAACTTTGAATTATCACAGTATGCATTCCGTTTAGGTTATATCAACCTTGTGCCATTGATGATGACAGTAGTGATGGCATTCTTCCTTCAAGTAATTAGCCCTAACAAATATGTCGGTATGCTTTTGTTTATGGTGTACATCATTGGAACATTAGTACTTTCTAACTTTGGCTTTAGTCATCCAATGTGGCAATTTGCTGATGCGCCAAGCGTGCCTTATTCAGACATCAACCAATATGGTCACTTCTTAACAGCGCATAACTGGTTTATGTTGTATTGGTTAGGTGCAAGTTTAGTTTTAGGTGCATTGAGCTATGCACTTTGGCATCGCGGCCCTGAGCAACCTCTTAAAGCACGTATCAAGTTAGTACCTTATTATTTAGGTGTTTATGGTAAAGCGACCGTTGCAGCTGGTTTAATTATCTTTATTGCTAGTGGTAGTTACATTTACCAAAACACTCGCGTATTGCATGTGTATCAAGAGCAGGATGATTATGAACTTGAGCAAGCAGGCTATGAAAAAGCGTATGTTCAGCACAAAGAAGACAATATTCCAGTAATTACTAAGGTAAGTATCAACGCTGATATTTTCCCTGAGTCACGCAAAATCGAAGCGACCGCCAATATTGAATTTACCAATGTGGGCGATACGGCGATTGAGAAGTTTATGGTGCATAAGCCACGTTACACCGAGCAATACTCAGTAGAGTTAGCTGGTGGCGCGTTAGGTGAATTAGATAAAACCTACAGCCTTGCATGGTTTACTTTTGATAAGCCATTACAGCCAGGTGAAACGCGCAGCGGTAAGTTAAGCGTAGTGCGTGAGCATAAAGGCTTTAGAGCGGGTAATGAGGACTTTACGTTACTGAATAATGGTACCTTTATTAACAACGGTGATTTATTACCTCACTTCGGCTACTACGAGGGCTACCAAATTGTTGACCGCCATAAGCGCCGCAAACATGGTTTAGAGCCATTAGAGCGTGCCAATAAATTAGAAGACGACCGTTATTACAATGAAAGCTTCTTTGGTAAAGGTACAGGCTTTATCGATTTCGAGGCGACTATTTCAACGTCGGAAGATCAGTTTGCAATTGCGCCGGGTTACTTAACCGAAGAACGAGTAGAGAACGGCCGCCGTATTTTCCATTACCAAATGGATGCGCCAATGGTGAACTTCTACTCAATTATGTCTGCGCGCTTAGAAGCGAAAAAGGAAAACTATAACGGAATTGATATTGAGGTCTACTATCACAAAACCCATGAAATGAATGTGGATCGTATGATTGAATCGGTGAAAGACTCGATTGATTACTTCACTGAAGCGTTTGGCCCTTACCAGCATAAACAAATGCGCATCATTGAGTTCCCAGGTTACCGCTCATTTGCACAGAGCTTTGCTAATACGGTGCCGTATTCAGAAGAAATTGGTTTTATTACTGACTTACGTGACCCTGAAAACATTGACCCTGTTTACTATGTTACAGCACACGAAGTGGCTCACCAATGGTGGGGGCACCAAGTGGGTGCGGCAAATGTACAAGGCAGCGCAATTATCTCTGAAGCATTATCGCAATACAGTGCGTTAATGGTAATGGAGAAGAAATATGGCGCAGAGAAAATCCGTAAGTTCTTAAAATACGAGCTAGACCGATACTTACGTGGCCGTACTACCGAAGCACTGGAAGAAATGCCATTTATGCGCAGTGAAAACCAGCAGTACATTCACTATCGTAAAGGCTCTGTGGTAATGATGTCGTTAAAAGACCGTCTAGGCGAAGAGCGTTTAAACAAAGCTTTGAAAGATTTCTTAGCAGAGTTTAAGTATCAGAGTACGCCTTACCCAACAACGCTTGATTTAATGGCATACATTTCACAAGACGCAAATGACAGTGAAAAGCAATTCGTAAGTAACTTGTTTGAGCACATCAGCTTATACGATTTAAAAACTACGGAAGTTGCAGTTGCTGAACAGCAAGATGAAAATGGCTTATACACAGTAACGCTAACCATTGATGCCAAACTTAACCGCGCTGACAGCAAAGGTAAAGAAACCGAAGTAGAGTTTAGCGATAAAGTTGATATTGGTTTATTCAGCGCAGACCCTGAAGATTTATCAGCGGATAACACCGTACTTTACTTACAAAAGCACAATATCAAGTCGGGTGAAAACATTATCGAACTGAAAGTAAAAGAGTTACCTAAGTTCGCCGGTGTTGACCCATTTGTGAAGCTTATTGACCGCGATAGCGGGGATAATATTAAGAAGCTTTAATTGAAATAAGATTATAAAAGCCGCTTTATGAATATCATCAAGCGGCTTTCTTTTTATTTTTGTGTTTGCTGGTAGTTATCAATAATGGCTTGAATGGGGTAACCATTAGGGTTCTCAATCCAAGTACTATTATCAATGACTAAATCTAAGTCACCATCAGCATCCCTATCTTTTAAATCAATAGGTATTTGTTCGTTTCTAATAAGTACATGCTTATTTAACGTTGTGTAAGGTGGAGAGTTTTTCTCGTTGCTGTAAGGTTGATAGATTAACAAGGCAAGGTCGCTGTTTGGATCTATTGGGTAGTCAATACTGTAGAAATAAAAGAAGAGGTCATTATTTAAGAAATCCTCAAGTTTGTTCACTTGTTTTTCACCAAGTTCATTTAATGTTAAATGACTTTTGCCAGTTGATTTCCAATGTTTGTATGAATCAAGCGGTTTGCTACCAACAATAACAAACCCTTCAGCTATAATTTCTTGGTAGGGATCTTCGTCGATATTCTGTCTCGAAATGGTGTGGAATTCACCAAAGTCGATACTTTTTGAGAAATTATTATTAATTAATATTAGGCGTTCACTCGGTTTTACATCAAGCTCTTTATCTGAAAAGTGAAATACTAATTCGCTTATCCCATCCTCGTTAACATCATCGTATGCGAGCTCAATAAAGTTTGAAAAATCGACTTTTTCAAGAATGATATTTTTATTTTCTATAAGGTCGTTTTCAAAATATGTGAAATCAGATATTGAGATTGTGTAATCTGCGTAACCGTATAAATCATCATAGTCATTTTCAGGGTAAGTCAAACCTAATAAAAAGCCGTTATTTGTAGCAGAAAAATAAAAACCTTTGCTATAGCCAAGCTCACTCTCAGTGGGAAATATGTTCTTTAGCTCTACGTTTTGGTTAGTAGTATTATATTCAAAAAGCATGATGTTGCGTTGACTGTCAACAGCAAGAAAATATGGCTTTTCATCATTAGGATTAGCTAATAGATAGTTTGCATAGTTTCGATAAAGGTCTGTCGAAACTATTTGCTCAAGATAAGAATCTGTTCCCTGTGACAAATAAAAATAAAGAACGTAGTCAGAACCTGATTCATCTACACAGTAAAAATCATCAATACCATCATCATTAAAATCGTGTTTGAATAGCTCAATATTATGTTCATCACCGTTGAGGCATTTGTCTACGTCAATTGAAGGCTTGTTTGTATTTAAGTGCTGTAAATTAGTGGCAGATTGTCTTACTGGCCAAATAGGTGCACTCTGAAAAGGCTGAATAGAGAAATCAAAAGTGTATTCTTCGTTGTTAAACGTAAAAAGAGCTGAAATTTCTTCAGAATACCCATCACCTTGCGGCTTGTTCTCTTTTCCATTATCAGTTGTGTATTTTTTATGAGCAAAAAAACGTATGTGATTTGAAGCTAATGTTTCAATTTGATATTCAGGGTTTGATAGTAAGAGATTTGATGACAGATTGTTCTCAGCGATATTTTCTACTTTAGCAATGACATCAATATAACGCATTGAAATGCTATTAAACGGTAGTTCAAACGATACTGAAATTGGATCTATCTCAAATGAGCTAATATTTTCAATAATTTTTTGACCAGCATTGTACACTTCTAGTTTTAGTTGATATGGGGTTTTTTCCTTATGTATTGGAAATTTGTAGACTAAGTTAGATTTATGACTGGCTATATCGTTGTTAAGGTATTGCAGTGTCAGAGATGTTTCTAATTGACTTGTATCAAGATTACTCAATTCAATTTCAAAATTAGCTTCTTGTAAACTCACAACCGGTTCATAAGCTCTAATGCTTATGTTACTAGCCGGAATTGTAAACTCTTGCACAGAGTTAGCAGAGAGACCATCACTATCTGTAGCGGTAATACTCAGTTGATAATCAACATCGAGCTCTGAATAAGGGAATTGGTAAGTAACGTTTGTGGTATCGCTAGTAACTAAAACCTCG
This region of Pseudoalteromonas spongiae UST010723-006 genomic DNA includes:
- a CDS encoding ABC transporter permease/M1 family aminopeptidase, whose amino-acid sequence is MFLKMLAFEWRYFTRQPSFIVTSSIFFLLTFFATVSENVQIGGGGNVVYNGPFSIAQTLLILGFFAIFLVVNFVASTATRNESSKMAEILYSKPINPVSYQLGRFFGSFAVVLTVFAFVPLGIFLGTTLGAAAGWVDVERLGPTVFSHYFTAFFYLSVPTLLVLACIFYAIAIRFRSMMGVYLSAVALFIGYNVAVQFASEPAYRELAALIDPFGYSAFAEVTRYWTMHEKNNSAIELSGVLLQNRAIWLVAAIAILALFGGFKRGLTLTKVKAKKAEKSAVNDSYTSALANRINIKNSPRINTLAHLKTRTLFEVKQVIFSAPFLILGLITCFMLMAPLFDPQGMFGTPNWPLTQTMVQLVAGSTGLLMLVILAYYSAEVVWRERNSGMGDIIDSMPVNNITFWLSKFIAIALVFVLLYSFGTFVTVANQALKGYTNFELSQYAFRLGYINLVPLMMTVVMAFFLQVISPNKYVGMLLFMVYIIGTLVLSNFGFSHPMWQFADAPSVPYSDINQYGHFLTAHNWFMLYWLGASLVLGALSYALWHRGPEQPLKARIKLVPYYLGVYGKATVAAGLIIFIASGSYIYQNTRVLHVYQEQDDYELEQAGYEKAYVQHKEDNIPVITKVSINADIFPESRKIEATANIEFTNVGDTAIEKFMVHKPRYTEQYSVELAGGALGELDKTYSLAWFTFDKPLQPGETRSGKLSVVREHKGFRAGNEDFTLLNNGTFINNGDLLPHFGYYEGYQIVDRHKRRKHGLEPLERANKLEDDRYYNESFFGKGTGFIDFEATISTSEDQFAIAPGYLTEERVENGRRIFHYQMDAPMVNFYSIMSARLEAKKENYNGIDIEVYYHKTHEMNVDRMIESVKDSIDYFTEAFGPYQHKQMRIIEFPGYRSFAQSFANTVPYSEEIGFITDLRDPENIDPVYYVTAHEVAHQWWGHQVGAANVQGSAIISEALSQYSALMVMEKKYGAEKIRKFLKYELDRYLRGRTTEALEEMPFMRSENQQYIHYRKGSVVMMSLKDRLGEERLNKALKDFLAEFKYQSTPYPTTLDLMAYISQDANDSEKQFVSNLFEHISLYDLKTTEVAVAEQQDENGLYTVTLTIDAKLNRADSKGKETEVEFSDKVDIGLFSADPEDLSADNTVLYLQKHNIKSGENIIELKVKELPKFAGVDPFVKLIDRDSGDNIKKL
- a CDS encoding Ig-like domain-containing protein: MVRKGLLLTLPILLIGCGDSDKKTETPKPIEPVNQAPTTNITPVGDVVNLQTVEFTAAANDADNNLASTEFSLSSNGEVLVTSDTTNVTYQFPYSELDVDYQLSITATDSDGLSANSVQEFTIPASNISIRAYEPVVSLQEANFEIELSNLDTSQLETSLTLQYLNNDIASHKSNLVYKFPIHKEKTPYQLKLEVYNAGQKIIENISSFEIDPISVSFELPFNSISMRYIDVIAKVENIAENNLSSNLLLSNPEYQIETLASNHIRFFAHKKYTTDNGKENKPQGDGYSEEISALFTFNNEEYTFDFSIQPFQSAPIWPVRQSATNLQHLNTNKPSIDVDKCLNGDEHNIELFKHDFNDDGIDDFYCVDESGSDYVLYFYLSQGTDSYLEQIVSTDLYRNYANYLLANPNDEKPYFLAVDSQRNIMLFEYNTTNQNVELKNIFPTESELGYSKGFYFSATNNGFLLGLTYPENDYDDLYGYADYTISISDFTYFENDLIENKNIILEKVDFSNFIELAYDDVNEDGISELVFHFSDKELDVKPSERLILINNNFSKSIDFGEFHTISRQNIDEDPYQEIIAEGFVIVGSKPLDSYKHWKSTGKSHLTLNELGEKQVNKLEDFLNNDLFFYFYSIDYPIDPNSDLALLIYQPYSNEKNSPPYTTLNKHVLIRNEQIPIDLKDRDADGDLDLVIDNSTWIENPNGYPIQAIIDNYQQTQK
- a CDS encoding ABC transporter ATP-binding protein; the encoded protein is MLSITGLSKTYDNGVKALNNVNLEVPKGMFGLLGPNGAGKSSLMRTIATLQTADAGQITFDGIDVFNDPQSLRKRLGYLPQDFGVYPRISAYELLDHMAILKGLESKGERKEAVEGLLAHTNLFQHRKKAVSGFSGGMRQRFGIAQALLGDPDLIIVDEPTAGLDPEERNRFHNLLVSLGEEKAIILSTHIVEDVSELCPNMAVLASGQILLEGNPIALTDQLNGQIWKKSVSLDEAQEIESSMPLISKRLFAGKTIVHVMAENPPEGFDAAPANLEDVYFSTLLQHRNAA